The genomic stretch GGTCATTACGATGATGAAGGAAAATAATACGATCGCTATCACGAACCGACTGCAGCATGAACGCAACATTGCGGAAATTTCACAGGGTGTGAGCACGTATCAAACGTTGATCAGCGACGTGCTTATGCTGGGCAAGACAGGGTATGTCAACAATTTGGATGGCCGCAAGACATTGCAATGGGACTATCCGTTCCAAACGCAGCCTTGGGTTCAAGAAACGTTTCAGACCAATCCGCAGGGCAGCTTTTTCAGCATAGGGGTGCATAAGCAGGATTATTATCTGTCTACTAATATTACACGCTATAATCAGCCTTCATTATCTGTCGTACTGCAAGTTAAGGGTTATCAGGGACAGGTGCTGGGAGCCGTTATCGCGAATTTGGATCTAAGTAAAATTAATGGCATGTTCGAGCAAAGCACCTATCAAAATAAAGGCAGCATCTTTCTCATCGACGAGAATCGTAAAATCATTGTTCACAAGGACAGCAGCAAAATTGGTCAGACGTTGGATTTTCCTGCTGAGGAGAAGCTGTACGAGCAGCCTTCAGGCCATTTTACAGAAAAAATTGATAGGGTTGAAACGCTTGTTATTTATCAGCCTACGGCTGTTGCAGGTTGGAAAATGTTATCGACTGTCCCGATGTCCGACATTACGAGTCAATCGCAGCCGCTTAAATCGAATCTCGGCCGTATTCTTTATGTATGCTTAATTGCGAATACGCTGATTAGTCTGCTCATTACGCTTCGCATATCGCTGCCTGTGAGAAGGCTGCTGGCAGCGCTCGACCGGATGGGCGAGGATGATTCGCTGTATGTAAAGCCGCGTGATTATCGATATCGAGAGCTTAATTATATTGGGAACAAATTCAAGGATTTAATGGGCAGAATCGATTTGCTGATTAAACAAAATTATTTGACCCAAATCAGCTTGAAGGAAGAGGAGTTGAAGACGCTCCAGGCGCAAATTAATCCGCATTTTCTTTTTAATACGCTGCAGCAACTGCAGACGGAGATCGTTTGCGGCAATACGACCGAGTCGAACCATATCGTGCTTTCACTTAGCAATTTGTTCCGTTATTCGATGAAACGGTCAGAGGAAGAGGTGGAGCTGGAGCGAGAAATTAATAATGTGTCTGATTATTTATATATACTCAACAAAAAATACAATAACGGAATTGCCGTATCCTTTCATATCCCGAATCGTGATGTCCTGCGCTGCAAAATTCCGAAGCTCACACTCCAGCCTATTGTTGAGAACTCGATCCGTCATGGCTTTGGCGATCATGTTAGAGAAGGCAAGCTTCAGATTCTGGCGGTTTCTGGCCGCAAAGGTTTATTGATCGTCATTTCAGACAATGGGCAAGGCATGGAGAGCGCCAAGGTGAAAACGCTGAGCCGTCATATTAACAGCTCAACTCAGAAGATGGACAATATCGGCTTATACAATGTAAGTCAGCGCATCAAGCTGAAATACGGTAACGAATATGGCATACAAATTCACAGCAGACAAGCGGTAGGCACGAGAATTTCGATTTTGCTGCCTAACATTAATTGAGTTGCGAGCTACAGAAGGGGAGAGGCATTTATGAAATTGCTCATCGCGGACGATCAACAATCACTGCATATCTTTCTGGACAAAATGGTCCAATGGCAGTCGCTCGGCGTTACTGAAATTAAGCATGCCTATGATGGCAAGGAGGCGGTCGAGCTTGCCGAGCAGTTTTTGCCGGATCTGCTTATTATTGATATTCAGATGCCTTATTTGAACGGCATTCAAGCATTAAAGCAAATTCAGCAGCTGCCTCATAAGCCGAAAACAATCATCTTGAGTGCGTACGACGAATTCGAATACGCTCGGGATGCGCTGCGTCTTAGCGTTGCGCAATATTTGCTCAAGCCAGTCGATACAGCCTTGCTTGAGGCTGCCTTAAAGGAGCTTATAGAGCTGATATGGATGGATCATCGAAACAAGCTGGAAGCAGTACTTGAGGATTTGCATAGGCAGGAGCCTATGAACGAAGAAGTCCTAACCACTCTGCCTTCCGTATTTCAAACGCTTGGGATCAGTCAGTATGCTGTTCTTTCCCTTATTGGCGATCTTCCTGATCGTGCTGTGATTGCTTCAACAATCAAGCAGATGGCGCCATCCATTGTGCCAATCGTCTACCCTGTCAGTTCTTCACAGTATGCTCTGCTGCTTGGCGTACCTGCTAATATGCGGCTAGATGAGCTGCTGCCGCTTTGCGAGCGAATGGCTTCTGCATGGCAGGGGGAACAGCCAGAGGGGCATATTTCCATTGGGGTTAGCGTAATTGGAGACTCTCCCGAGAGGCTCATCGATTTACTATACGAAAGCAAGCAAGCTGCTGCGACTGGTTTCTATGCGGAGGGAACGGTATACTCGCAAACGAAGCAGTCTGTGGCAAAGCCGTGGACGCTGCAGCATTCACAAAAATTCGATAAGGAATTCGAGGAGAAGTTTTCGCTTTCTTTTTCACAGGTGGCATTGAAGGAGCTTGTTTCCAGCCTGTTCACAACGTTCAAACAGATGCAGCTTGACCCGGGCAAGGTGTACAGCTTATGTATGCACTATTTAGATATGGCGGAGCAGATCATGAAGTCATCGAATCGTTTAGACGCCCAATATGAAAAAATTACGATGTCCAGATTAAGACTGTTTCA from Paenibacillus sp. FSL H8-0548 encodes the following:
- a CDS encoding sensor histidine kinase is translated as MNKIILFLRHTFLDRTIVRTILLSYLLVNVLLLLLLGYLSIKDSTKMITDEIIHSSNKVMEQAALGLSFNLEESKRSLVMLAGNYSVITMMKENNTIAITNRLQHERNIAEISQGVSTYQTLISDVLMLGKTGYVNNLDGRKTLQWDYPFQTQPWVQETFQTNPQGSFFSIGVHKQDYYLSTNITRYNQPSLSVVLQVKGYQGQVLGAVIANLDLSKINGMFEQSTYQNKGSIFLIDENRKIIVHKDSSKIGQTLDFPAEEKLYEQPSGHFTEKIDRVETLVIYQPTAVAGWKMLSTVPMSDITSQSQPLKSNLGRILYVCLIANTLISLLITLRISLPVRRLLAALDRMGEDDSLYVKPRDYRYRELNYIGNKFKDLMGRIDLLIKQNYLTQISLKEEELKTLQAQINPHFLFNTLQQLQTEIVCGNTTESNHIVLSLSNLFRYSMKRSEEEVELEREINNVSDYLYILNKKYNNGIAVSFHIPNRDVLRCKIPKLTLQPIVENSIRHGFGDHVREGKLQILAVSGRKGLLIVISDNGQGMESAKVKTLSRHINSSTQKMDNIGLYNVSQRIKLKYGNEYGIQIHSRQAVGTRISILLPNIN
- a CDS encoding response regulator, whose product is MKLLIADDQQSLHIFLDKMVQWQSLGVTEIKHAYDGKEAVELAEQFLPDLLIIDIQMPYLNGIQALKQIQQLPHKPKTIILSAYDEFEYARDALRLSVAQYLLKPVDTALLEAALKELIELIWMDHRNKLEAVLEDLHRQEPMNEEVLTTLPSVFQTLGISQYAVLSLIGDLPDRAVIASTIKQMAPSIVPIVYPVSSSQYALLLGVPANMRLDELLPLCERMASAWQGEQPEGHISIGVSVIGDSPERLIDLLYESKQAAATGFYAEGTVYSQTKQSVAKPWTLQHSQKFDKEFEEKFSLSFSQVALKELVSSLFTTFKQMQLDPGKVYSLCMHYLDMAEQIMKSSNRLDAQYEKITMSRLRLFHKANELELFIHSLIDTLLERSDPAADRTEEIIGRIKLYVDSHYAEDLSLQSVADAFGLDKYQLSRLYKQQFGINYWQYVTQIRMDKAAELLAGTKLKNSAIAEMTGFVDESHFSKTFKKHNGLSPKEYRAGKQQPASM